A DNA window from Streptomyces sp. 71268 contains the following coding sequences:
- a CDS encoding helix-turn-helix transcriptional regulator, with product MSESISMGATLCDIRKRRGLSQKALSEASGVSLSLIRKLEQEQLDHTRLETAHKLAAALRVPTTHLLDRRESPEGADPDASPDAEVWAPVRHAVERPPTDAATEAPTLEGVQAAADAVGAARATNQLATAATLLPPALRDAEALGDEGRGVHAYVLQLAGSLLTQTRQYDAAETALRRALDAAQGQHRSASIAATMCWLAIRQGKLTQARTLATRWADDIEPRVSRATPEDLAAWGALLLHLAAACVRDNRPGEAADALRFAQAAAVMTGHELPVGRRMASWGPLTVAYKRAERHMIVDRPDKVLEIAEGTEAHTSDAGRVQNGFNRHQLDVAAAHIRMRHHAQAVKVLSGVHARVPEWLAQQRYAKDILSDVVKRRRTLTPEMRRLADTVGLPL from the coding sequence ATGTCCGAGAGCATCAGCATGGGCGCGACTCTCTGCGACATCCGCAAGCGGCGCGGCCTCTCGCAGAAGGCGCTGTCCGAGGCCAGCGGCGTTTCCCTCTCCCTGATCAGAAAGCTGGAGCAGGAGCAGCTCGATCACACGCGCCTGGAGACCGCTCACAAGCTGGCCGCCGCCCTTCGCGTCCCGACGACGCACCTCCTCGACCGTCGCGAATCCCCCGAAGGCGCCGACCCCGATGCGTCACCGGACGCCGAGGTGTGGGCCCCGGTCCGGCACGCCGTGGAGCGTCCGCCGACGGACGCCGCCACCGAAGCACCCACCCTGGAAGGCGTCCAAGCGGCGGCGGATGCCGTGGGGGCGGCTCGGGCCACCAACCAACTCGCCACAGCCGCCACGCTGCTTCCGCCCGCGCTGCGCGACGCGGAGGCGCTCGGAGACGAGGGGCGCGGCGTACACGCCTACGTGCTCCAACTCGCCGGCTCTCTCCTGACGCAGACCAGGCAGTACGACGCGGCCGAGACGGCGCTTCGGCGTGCCCTGGACGCCGCTCAAGGGCAGCACCGGAGCGCTTCCATCGCCGCAACTATGTGCTGGCTCGCCATCAGGCAAGGCAAGCTGACGCAGGCTCGTACGCTCGCGACGCGGTGGGCGGACGACATCGAGCCGAGGGTGAGTCGGGCCACGCCGGAGGATTTGGCGGCCTGGGGCGCGCTGCTGCTTCACCTGGCCGCAGCCTGCGTGCGCGACAACCGACCGGGCGAAGCCGCCGACGCGTTGAGGTTCGCGCAAGCGGCTGCGGTGATGACCGGCCACGAACTGCCGGTCGGACGTCGGATGGCGTCGTGGGGGCCGTTGACGGTCGCCTACAAGCGCGCGGAGCGGCACATGATCGTGGACCGCCCGGACAAAGTGCTGGAGATCGCGGAAGGCACCGAGGCGCACACGAGTGACGCGGGCCGAGTGCAGAACGGCTTCAACCGCCACCAACTCGACGTGGCAGCAGCGCACATCCGCATGCGTCACCACGCCCAGGCCGTGAAGGTTCTGTCAGGGGTGCACGCTCGGGTTCCGGAGTGGTTGGCCCAGCAGCGGTACGCCAAGGACATACTCAGCGACGTGGTCAAGCGACGCCGCACACTGACGCCCGAGATGCGGCGCCTCGCCGACACTGTGGGGCTACCCCTGTAA
- a CDS encoding MarR family transcriptional regulator → MPAPDAGPDSACCSETTDAVSGIAELLDVMWERARDATARATAPASVSQLRLMYVVDRQDGMRMRRLCQLLASSPPNVSRMCDRLQTLGFLERLPCPDNGREVALRLSAAGRGHLQRVREERENVLHEALHGMAAHQRLALAQGLTELATRLTTHDEAPSDRPLPHLSPLTLLPRTPLPSPWVDTPCADGG, encoded by the coding sequence ATGCCCGCACCAGACGCCGGCCCCGACAGCGCCTGCTGTTCGGAGACCACCGACGCCGTCAGCGGCATCGCCGAACTCCTCGACGTCATGTGGGAACGCGCGAGAGACGCCACCGCGCGCGCCACCGCACCCGCGTCCGTCTCGCAGTTGCGCTTGATGTACGTCGTCGACCGGCAGGACGGCATGCGGATGCGCAGGCTGTGCCAACTGCTGGCCTCCTCGCCACCGAACGTCAGCCGCATGTGCGACCGGCTACAGACCCTCGGCTTCCTGGAACGCCTCCCCTGCCCCGACAACGGGCGCGAGGTCGCGCTGAGGCTCAGCGCGGCGGGCCGCGGCCACCTCCAGCGCGTCCGCGAGGAGCGCGAGAACGTGCTCCACGAGGCCCTCCACGGCATGGCCGCCCACCAACGCCTCGCCCTGGCCCAGGGACTCACCGAACTCGCCACCCGACTCACCACCCACGACGAAGCCCCCAGCGACCGCCCTCTCCCTCACCTCTCGCCCCTGACCCTCCTCCCCCGAACCCCTCTCCCGTCGCCGTGGGTCGACACGCCCTGTGCTGACGGGGGGTGA
- a CDS encoding STAS domain-containing protein, with translation MTTPPPTLRLTTVEAEDGVRIEITGDLDYDSADRLLEEATARLAARSDLDSLRLSFARVGVVDSTGLSALLMIHRRATAAGVRLRLDDRPPKLDRLLTITGTLEHLTAPPPAGAATPHQVTAPPLATEAETRSARPTGPHSST, from the coding sequence ATGACCACCCCGCCCCCCACCCTGCGCCTGACCACGGTCGAAGCCGAGGACGGCGTCCGCATCGAGATCACCGGAGACCTCGACTACGACAGCGCCGACCGCCTCCTGGAGGAGGCCACCGCCCGCCTTGCGGCCCGGAGCGACCTGGACAGCCTGCGGCTGTCCTTCGCCCGGGTCGGCGTCGTCGACTCCACGGGCCTGTCGGCCCTGCTGATGATCCACCGCCGTGCGACCGCGGCGGGAGTGCGCCTGCGCCTGGACGACCGGCCCCCGAAACTGGACCGGCTCCTCACCATCACCGGTACGCTCGAACACCTCACGGCGCCACCCCCCGCCGGCGCCGCGACCCCGCACCAGGTCACGGCACCACCCCTCGCGACCGAGGCGGAGACGAGATCGGCTCGCCCCACCGGGCCCCACAGCAGCACCTGA
- a CDS encoding cobalamin-dependent protein (Presence of a B(12) (cobalamin)-binding domain implies dependence on cobalamin itself, in one of its several forms, or in some unusual lineages, dependence on a cobalamin-like analog.), with amino-acid sequence MITSTPSRLPRDAHLDELADRLWESVTAKDEHSATEVVMGALDEGVDPESVLLDVIASVQGKVGEEWAAARISVAQEHAATAINERVVAALATHPAARGTGHLGRVTVACVDGEWHALPARLVAEVLTLRGWQVDYLGAQVPSSRLISHLHHTDADAVALSSSIATRLPTAHAAITACQAVGVPVLVGGAAFGPDGRYAHLLGAQAWAPDARTAADILAMGPLPQPRPDHQQMDDLPHLADQEYTMVVRNSDALVRAVFHALEDALPLMREYDEAQRERTAEDLAHIVEFLGTSLYLGDEDLFVRFLTWTEQILVARGVPTRSLPAALGLFARELKDFPRAVRLLERGSEALTTDSLTDAGRHA; translated from the coding sequence ATGATCACGAGCACCCCGTCCCGGCTCCCCCGCGACGCCCACCTCGACGAACTGGCCGACCGACTGTGGGAGAGCGTGACGGCCAAGGACGAGCACTCGGCCACCGAGGTCGTCATGGGCGCCCTTGACGAGGGCGTCGACCCCGAGTCCGTCCTCCTGGACGTCATCGCCTCGGTGCAGGGCAAGGTCGGTGAGGAGTGGGCCGCCGCCCGGATCAGCGTCGCCCAGGAACACGCCGCCACCGCCATCAACGAGCGCGTGGTCGCGGCGCTCGCCACGCACCCCGCCGCGCGCGGGACCGGGCACCTGGGCCGGGTCACGGTGGCCTGCGTCGACGGCGAATGGCACGCGCTGCCCGCCCGCCTGGTCGCCGAGGTGTTGACGCTGCGCGGCTGGCAGGTCGACTACCTCGGCGCCCAGGTCCCCTCCTCCCGCCTGATCTCGCACCTGCACCACACCGACGCCGACGCGGTCGCGCTCTCCAGCTCCATCGCCACCCGGCTGCCCACCGCGCACGCGGCGATCACCGCGTGCCAGGCCGTGGGCGTGCCCGTCCTGGTCGGCGGCGCCGCGTTCGGCCCGGACGGCCGGTACGCACACCTGCTGGGCGCCCAGGCGTGGGCGCCCGACGCCCGTACCGCCGCCGACATCCTGGCCATGGGGCCGCTCCCGCAACCACGGCCCGACCACCAGCAGATGGACGACCTGCCGCACCTGGCCGACCAGGAGTACACGATGGTCGTCCGCAACAGCGACGCTCTCGTACGGGCCGTCTTCCACGCGCTGGAGGACGCCCTGCCCCTCATGCGGGAGTACGACGAGGCCCAGCGGGAGCGTACGGCCGAAGACCTCGCGCACATCGTGGAGTTCCTCGGCACGTCCCTCTACCTCGGCGACGAGGACCTGTTCGTACGGTTCCTCACCTGGACCGAACAGATCCTGGTGGCGCGCGGGGTGCCCACGCGGTCCCTGCCGGCCGCCCTCGGCCTCTTCGCCCGTGAGCTGAAGGACTTCCCCCGGGCCGTCCGCCTGCTGGAGCGCGGCTCCGAGGCCCTGACCACCGACTCACTCACCGACGCCGGACGACACGCATGA
- a CDS encoding SpoIIE family protein phosphatase has protein sequence MVADGSGILVQRNDAARALLPAAHPGAHLTDVAPLWLATAHRAVAAPDARGERGSKAPAPASGEIDGLHFEAHSTLCADGTVAWWLVDDTNHRLVREALRTQRERTAFLAKASSLLLSSLNLGRCMEVTARMAAEHLADAALAIAPSRGHRLPVVTCLRGDSPRTSQEEVEPEDVPGLGEALRGFPPVPSRWIDPASAPDWMIPDGFGPVGSIVITPLPGHGVPAGALVLLRKVGSASFTDEEEVFARLFAARSGAAMSAARLYAEQTGVTEVLMRELLPPTLRQVSGVDFAGGYRASSDHERIGGDFYDVHPAAVEGQPSLVALGDVCGKGLEAAVLTGKIRNTLHALLPMADDHQRMLTLLNTALLNSHHTRFATLVLASAVREGNGVEVKLTSAGHPSPLVIRADGAVEEVDTRGTLVGVVPKVPARTATVTLSPGETCILYTDGFTEAKGGPMGDAQFGEERLRRALSECAGMPSEGVVEHLQMLASQWLGQRRHDDMAVVAISAPRTHHLSAVGGHTRGRYTA, from the coding sequence CTGGTAGCTGACGGGTCGGGCATCCTCGTCCAGCGCAACGACGCGGCTCGGGCGCTGCTGCCCGCGGCCCACCCTGGCGCGCACCTGACCGACGTGGCCCCCCTCTGGCTGGCCACGGCCCACCGGGCGGTGGCCGCGCCCGACGCGCGGGGCGAGCGAGGGTCGAAGGCACCGGCCCCGGCGTCCGGCGAGATCGACGGGCTCCACTTCGAGGCGCACTCCACCCTGTGCGCCGACGGCACCGTCGCGTGGTGGCTGGTGGATGACACCAACCACCGACTCGTCCGTGAAGCGCTCCGCACACAGCGAGAGCGGACCGCGTTCCTGGCGAAGGCGTCCAGCCTGTTGCTCTCCAGCCTCAACCTGGGCCGCTGCATGGAGGTGACCGCGCGGATGGCCGCCGAGCACCTCGCCGATGCCGCGCTGGCCATCGCGCCGTCCCGGGGCCACCGGCTGCCCGTGGTGACCTGCCTGCGCGGCGACTCCCCCCGCACGTCGCAGGAGGAGGTGGAGCCCGAGGACGTCCCCGGCCTCGGCGAGGCGCTGCGCGGCTTCCCCCCGGTGCCCTCCCGGTGGATCGACCCCGCCTCGGCCCCGGACTGGATGATCCCGGACGGGTTCGGCCCGGTCGGCTCGATCGTCATCACCCCGCTGCCCGGGCACGGCGTTCCCGCGGGCGCCCTGGTGTTGCTCCGCAAGGTGGGCAGCGCCTCCTTCACCGACGAGGAGGAGGTCTTCGCCCGCCTCTTCGCCGCCCGCTCCGGTGCGGCCATGTCCGCGGCCCGTCTGTACGCCGAGCAGACGGGCGTCACCGAGGTGTTGATGCGGGAGCTGCTCCCGCCGACGCTGCGTCAGGTCTCCGGGGTGGACTTCGCCGGCGGCTACCGCGCCTCCTCGGACCACGAGCGGATCGGCGGGGACTTCTACGACGTGCACCCCGCCGCCGTGGAGGGCCAACCCTCTCTCGTCGCTCTCGGGGACGTCTGCGGGAAGGGCCTCGAAGCCGCCGTCCTCACCGGCAAGATCCGTAACACCCTGCACGCCCTGCTCCCCATGGCCGACGACCACCAGCGGATGCTCACCCTGCTGAACACCGCGCTGCTGAACTCCCATCACACCCGTTTCGCCACGCTGGTGCTGGCCTCCGCCGTCCGCGAGGGCAACGGCGTCGAGGTGAAACTGACCAGCGCCGGCCACCCCAGTCCGCTGGTCATCCGGGCGGACGGGGCCGTGGAGGAGGTCGACACCCGCGGCACCCTGGTCGGGGTGGTGCCGAAGGTTCCGGCCCGTACCGCCACGGTCACCCTCTCCCCCGGAGAGACCTGCATCCTCTACACCGACGGCTTCACCGAGGCCAAGGGCGGCCCGATGGGCGACGCCCAGTTCGGCGAGGAACGCCTCAGACGAGCCCTGTCCGAATGCGCCGGGATGCCCTCGGAAGGCGTCGTGGAGCACCTCCAGATGCTGGCCTCCCAGTGGCTCGGACAGCGCCGCCACGACGACATGGCCGTGGTCGCCATCTCGGCGCCCCGCACTCACCACCTGAGCGCGGTGGGCGGACACACCCGGGGCAGGTACACCGCATGA
- a CDS encoding NAD(P)/FAD-dependent oxidoreductase gives MSTTERPRILVVGGGYVGLYAARRILKKMRYGEATVTVVDPRSYMTYQPFLPEAAAGSISPRHVVVPLRRVLPKAEVLTGRVTTIDQDRKVATVAPLVGEAYELPFDYLVIALGAVSRTFPIPGLAENGIGMKGVEEAIGLRNHVLEQLDKADSTTDEEIRRKALTFVFIGGGFAGAETVGEVEDMARDAAKYYPNVKREDMRFVLVDVADKILPEVGPKLGAWGKEHLESRGVEVYLKTGMDSCVDGHVVLNNGLEVDASTIVWTAGVKPNPALARFNLPLGPRGHVDTAATLQVQGSDYIWAAGDNAQIPDLVGRAAGNENAWCPPNAQHALRQAKVLGDNVISGMRGFPQREYKHANKGAVAGLGLHKGVAMIVMGKMKIKLKGRLAWYMHRGYHGMAMPTFNRKIRVFADWTLGMFLKREVVSLGAIENPREEFYEAASPVSARAAAPADKDDAKAAKAKA, from the coding sequence ATGAGCACCACGGAGCGTCCCCGAATCCTCGTTGTAGGCGGTGGGTACGTAGGTCTGTACGCGGCACGCCGCATCCTGAAGAAGATGCGGTACGGCGAGGCGACCGTCACGGTCGTCGACCCCCGGTCGTACATGACCTACCAGCCCTTCCTTCCCGAAGCTGCTGCCGGCAGCATCTCCCCGCGCCACGTCGTGGTTCCGCTGCGACGGGTGCTCCCGAAGGCGGAGGTCCTCACGGGCCGCGTCACGACCATCGACCAGGACCGCAAGGTCGCCACGGTCGCCCCGCTGGTCGGCGAGGCGTACGAGCTGCCCTTCGACTACCTCGTCATCGCGCTCGGCGCCGTCTCCCGCACCTTCCCGATCCCCGGCCTGGCCGAGAACGGCATCGGTATGAAGGGTGTGGAGGAGGCCATCGGCCTGCGGAACCACGTCCTGGAGCAGCTCGACAAGGCCGACTCGACGACCGACGAGGAGATCCGCCGCAAGGCGCTCACCTTCGTCTTCATCGGCGGCGGGTTCGCCGGCGCCGAGACCGTCGGCGAGGTCGAGGACATGGCCCGGGACGCGGCCAAGTACTACCCGAACGTCAAGCGCGAGGACATGCGCTTCGTGCTGGTCGACGTCGCCGACAAGATCCTGCCCGAGGTCGGCCCGAAGCTGGGTGCCTGGGGCAAGGAGCACCTGGAGAGCCGGGGCGTCGAGGTCTACCTCAAGACCGGCATGGACTCCTGCGTCGACGGCCACGTGGTGCTCAACAACGGCCTTGAGGTGGACGCCAGCACCATCGTGTGGACCGCGGGCGTCAAGCCCAACCCGGCGCTGGCCCGCTTCAACCTCCCGCTGGGCCCGCGCGGGCACGTGGACACCGCCGCCACCCTCCAGGTGCAGGGCAGCGACTACATCTGGGCCGCCGGCGACAACGCGCAGATCCCCGACCTCGTGGGGCGCGCGGCCGGCAACGAGAACGCCTGGTGCCCGCCGAACGCGCAGCACGCGCTGCGGCAGGCCAAGGTCCTCGGCGACAACGTGATCTCGGGCATGCGGGGCTTCCCGCAGCGCGAGTACAAGCACGCCAACAAGGGTGCGGTGGCGGGCCTCGGCCTCCACAAGGGCGTCGCGATGATCGTCATGGGCAAGATGAAGATCAAGCTCAAGGGCCGGCTCGCCTGGTACATGCACCGTGGCTACCACGGCATGGCCATGCCGACCTTCAACCGCAAGATCCGCGTGTTCGCCGACTGGACGCTCGGGATGTTCCTCAAGCGTGAGGTCGTCTCGCTGGGCGCCATCGAGAACCCGCGCGAGGAGTTCTACGAGGCGGCGTCCCCCGTCTCGGCCCGCGCCGCCGCGCCGGCGGACAAGGACGACGCCAAGGCCGCCAAGGCCAAGGCGTAG
- a CDS encoding WYL domain-containing protein — translation MSRPTARVLTLLELLQSGGTRTVAELADRLGVEGRTVRRYVDHLIDLNVPVESVRGRYGGYRLAPGYRLPPLMLGDDEALAVLLGLVAGRRAGLSPAQRTANETASAKIRRVLPRHIARRLDTLLESLAFTDQPGRLDPPDAEILLTVADAVRHRRPLSIRYTDRAGRRGERTLHAYGIVAHAGHWYVTGEDAGIGEDRTLRLDRVADARALPGSFEAPAGVDPARRVVSALATAAYRHAVSLRVYGTVEHVRAHLPATVASLAEHEPAPDRGDRAPDRTAERWLRVELRAERLDWLPPVLAALDRPFVIERPDELRHLVTALADRLASHARQT, via the coding sequence ATGTCCCGACCCACCGCCCGCGTGCTGACCCTCCTGGAACTGCTGCAGTCGGGCGGCACCCGGACCGTGGCCGAACTCGCCGACCGGCTCGGCGTCGAGGGGCGCACCGTGCGCCGGTACGTGGACCACCTGATCGACCTGAACGTGCCCGTGGAGTCGGTACGGGGCCGCTACGGCGGCTACCGGCTAGCGCCCGGGTACCGCCTGCCGCCGCTCATGCTCGGCGACGACGAGGCGCTGGCCGTGCTGCTCGGTCTGGTCGCCGGCCGCCGGGCGGGGCTGAGCCCGGCGCAGCGCACGGCGAACGAGACGGCCTCGGCGAAGATCCGGCGGGTGCTCCCCCGGCACATCGCCCGCCGGCTCGACACCCTCCTGGAGTCGTTGGCCTTCACGGACCAGCCCGGGCGGCTCGACCCGCCGGACGCCGAGATCCTGCTGACCGTCGCCGACGCGGTACGCCACCGCCGACCGCTCTCGATCCGCTACACCGACCGCGCCGGGCGGCGCGGCGAACGCACGCTGCACGCGTACGGGATCGTCGCGCACGCGGGCCACTGGTACGTCACCGGCGAGGACGCCGGGATCGGCGAGGACCGCACCCTCCGGCTGGACCGCGTCGCGGACGCGCGCGCCCTGCCCGGCTCCTTCGAGGCGCCCGCGGGCGTCGACCCGGCGCGGCGCGTGGTGTCCGCGCTGGCCACGGCCGCGTACCGGCACGCGGTGTCCCTGCGGGTCTACGGGACGGTCGAGCACGTGCGCGCCCACCTGCCCGCCACCGTCGCGAGTCTGGCGGAACACGAGCCCGCTCCGGATCGGGGGGACCGGGCCCCGGACCGGACGGCCGAGCGCTGGCTGCGCGTCGAGCTGCGGGCGGAGCGGCTCGACTGGTTGCCCCCGGTGCTCGCCGCGCTCGACCGGCCGTTCGTCATCGAACGCCCCGACGAGCTTCGCCACCTCGTCACCGCGCTCGCCGACCGCCTCGCGTCCCACGCCCGCCAGACCTGA
- a CDS encoding VOC family protein: MEFVSIRVITGDVARLVDFYERATGVRARWATEDFAELDIAGATLAIAGTRTVPLFAPGSARPAANQSVITEFRVDDVDRVHRNLTGLVTDFVSGPTTMPWGNRSLLFRDPDGNLVNFFTPVTPAAIEKFAR, from the coding sequence ATGGAGTTCGTCTCGATCCGCGTCATCACCGGCGACGTGGCACGCCTCGTCGACTTCTACGAGCGGGCCACCGGGGTGCGGGCGAGGTGGGCCACCGAGGACTTCGCCGAACTCGACATCGCGGGCGCCACCCTGGCGATCGCCGGCACCCGCACCGTCCCGCTGTTCGCCCCGGGCTCCGCCCGCCCGGCGGCCAACCAGAGCGTGATCACCGAGTTCCGCGTCGACGACGTGGACCGCGTGCACCGGAACCTGACCGGCCTCGTCACCGACTTCGTCAGCGGTCCCACCACGATGCCCTGGGGCAACCGGTCGCTGCTCTTCCGCGACCCCGACGGCAACCTCGTCAACTTCTTCACCCCGGTCACGCCGGCGGCCATCGAGAAGTTCGCCCGCTGA
- a CDS encoding cyclopropane-fatty-acyl-phospholipid synthase family protein has product MADAAGRLSALAEEVLGTPFPVRIRAWDGSEAGPPPGPSPDTGDTGSPRDTGDAGDTADAAATAIAAPKPPTLVVRNRRAVRRLLWRPGELGLARGWVAGDLDIDGDLYAALDLLSGVLWERGEESTPRRNLRSALNAARDPRLRSAARDLLTIAGPWPPPKPPVEEVRARRGPLHTLRRDRAAISHHYDVGNDFYELVLGPSMVYSCAYWPDAASGPAASGPAATADLTRAQRDKLDLVCRKLGLEPGQRLLDVGCGWGSMVLHAAREYGVRAVGITLSQEQAEYARKRVADAGLTDRVEIRVQDYRRVSDGPYDAISSIGMAEHVGAVRYGEYAALLYGLLRPGGRLLNHQIARPPQRHEDAYRVDEFIDRYVFPDGELAPVGRTVSQLEEAGFEVRDLESLREHYELTLRAWVGNLERNWTQALRYVSPGRARVWRLYMAASALAFERNRIGVNQVLAVRTPEPGTSGLPLRTRTWN; this is encoded by the coding sequence ATGGCCGATGCCGCTGGACGGCTCTCCGCGCTCGCTGAGGAGGTCCTCGGGACCCCGTTCCCGGTCCGTATCCGGGCCTGGGACGGCAGCGAGGCGGGACCCCCGCCCGGCCCGTCACCCGACACCGGAGACACCGGAAGCCCCCGAGACACCGGCGACGCCGGAGACACAGCGGACGCGGCGGCCACAGCGATCGCCGCCCCGAAGCCGCCCACGCTCGTGGTGCGCAACCGCAGGGCCGTCCGCAGACTGCTGTGGCGGCCGGGCGAACTCGGCCTCGCCCGTGGCTGGGTGGCCGGCGACCTGGACATCGACGGCGACCTGTACGCGGCCCTCGACCTGCTCTCCGGGGTGCTCTGGGAGCGCGGCGAGGAGTCGACGCCGCGACGTAACCTGCGCTCCGCCCTGAACGCGGCCCGCGACCCCCGGCTGCGCTCCGCCGCCCGCGACCTGCTCACCATCGCCGGCCCGTGGCCGCCCCCCAAGCCGCCCGTCGAGGAGGTACGCGCGCGCCGCGGCCCGCTGCACACCCTGCGCCGGGACCGGGCCGCCATCAGCCACCACTACGACGTCGGCAACGACTTCTACGAGCTGGTCCTCGGCCCGTCCATGGTCTACTCCTGCGCGTACTGGCCCGACGCCGCGTCCGGGCCTGCCGCGTCCGGGCCCGCCGCGACCGCGGACCTGACGCGGGCCCAGCGCGACAAGCTCGACCTGGTCTGCCGGAAGCTGGGCCTGGAGCCCGGGCAGCGGCTGCTCGACGTGGGCTGCGGCTGGGGCTCGATGGTGCTGCACGCGGCCCGCGAGTACGGCGTACGGGCCGTCGGCATCACGCTCTCCCAGGAACAGGCCGAGTACGCCCGCAAGCGGGTCGCCGACGCGGGGCTCACCGACCGGGTCGAGATCCGGGTCCAGGACTACCGCCGGGTGAGCGACGGCCCGTACGACGCGATCTCCTCCATCGGCATGGCCGAACACGTGGGCGCCGTGCGGTACGGGGAGTACGCGGCGCTGCTGTACGGGCTGCTGCGGCCCGGCGGTCGGCTGCTCAACCACCAGATCGCCCGGCCGCCGCAGCGCCACGAGGACGCCTACCGGGTGGACGAGTTCATCGACCGCTACGTCTTCCCGGACGGCGAACTGGCGCCCGTGGGGCGGACGGTGAGCCAGTTGGAGGAGGCCGGGTTCGAGGTGCGCGACCTGGAGTCGCTCCGCGAGCACTACGAGCTGACGCTGCGGGCCTGGGTCGGCAACCTGGAGCGGAACTGGACGCAGGCGCTCCGGTACGTCTCGCCGGGCCGGGCCCGGGTCTGGCGGCTGTACATGGCCGCGAGCGCGCTGGCCTTCGAGCGCAACCGCATCGGCGTCAACCAGGTCCTCGCCGTCCGCACCCCGGAGCCCGGCACCTCCGGTCTGCCGCTGCGCACCCGCACCTGGAACTGA